The proteins below are encoded in one region of Macrococcus armenti:
- a CDS encoding YfbR-like 5'-deoxynucleotidase codes for MGVHQYFKSLSDLEKLIRCPGKFKYQEHNVAAHSFKVTKIAQYLATVEEYNGTQINWKSVYEKALNHDYPEIFTGDIKTPVKYASKELKRLFSEVEEEMIGKFIDSEFPEQYRKIYHERLKEGKDDTIEGQILAVADKIDLLYESFGEIQKRNPEPLFFEIYDKSLRTIIQFSHLHCVQDFLNNILPDMLQEKFIPRSELREITMAILQQKENE; via the coding sequence ATGGGTGTTCATCAATATTTTAAAAGTTTATCAGATCTGGAAAAGTTAATACGCTGTCCCGGTAAGTTTAAATATCAGGAACATAATGTTGCGGCACACTCATTCAAAGTCACTAAAATTGCGCAGTATTTAGCGACTGTAGAAGAATATAATGGTACACAAATAAATTGGAAAAGTGTTTATGAGAAAGCACTGAACCATGATTATCCTGAAATCTTTACAGGTGATATTAAAACGCCTGTGAAGTATGCATCTAAAGAATTAAAAAGGCTGTTCAGTGAAGTTGAAGAAGAAATGATTGGTAAGTTTATCGATAGTGAATTTCCTGAACAATACCGTAAGATATATCATGAACGTCTGAAAGAGGGTAAAGATGATACGATAGAAGGGCAAATTCTTGCAGTAGCAGATAAGATTGATTTACTTTATGAATCGTTCGGTGAAATACAAAAACGTAATCCAGAACCGTTATTTTTTGAAATATATGATAAGAGTTTGCGTACAATTATTCAGTTCAGTCATTTACATTGCGTTCAGGACTTTCTGAACAATATTTTACCTGATATGTTACAGGAGAAATTTATTCCGAGATCAGAACTACGCGAGATTACGATGGCAATTCTGCAGCAAAAGGAAAATGAATGA
- a CDS encoding CHAP domain-containing protein translates to MKKVLLSIIAVFMLLSAGEHVNSNVPVAEAAYYNPIKKAGYNYYYRGSCVYYAFNRRAQLKRPVSNAWGSAKYWPNNARRMGYKVSRTPVKGSVLISQLGYHGHAAVVERINRNGSILVSEMNYPRSGVKTYRTISKSQRGQYQYIY, encoded by the coding sequence ATGAAAAAAGTACTATTATCAATCATTGCTGTTTTTATGTTACTTTCAGCTGGAGAGCACGTAAATTCAAATGTACCGGTAGCAGAAGCTGCGTACTACAATCCAATTAAAAAAGCAGGCTACAATTATTATTATAGAGGTAGCTGTGTATATTACGCATTCAATAGACGTGCGCAATTAAAACGTCCTGTTTCAAATGCATGGGGAAGTGCGAAATATTGGCCGAACAATGCGAGACGTATGGGCTATAAAGTAAGTCGTACACCTGTTAAAGGATCAGTTTTAATTTCACAATTAGGTTATCATGGACATGCTGCAGTAGTAGAACGCATCAATAGAAATGGAAGCATTCTCGTTTCAGAAATGAATTATCCACGTTCAGGTGTAAAGACATACCGCACAATTTCTAAATCACAACGTGGACAATATCAATATATATATTAA
- a CDS encoding LysM peptidoglycan-binding domain-containing protein produces MKKALVTVAGITAITGVASQAFASEYNVKSGDSLWAIAQENGTSVDALKALNNLDGDLILVGQKLKVEDTKTYTVKKGDTLKSIASQFDLTVEDLMNWNNLTSDIIEVGTELKLTAPESNGEVKAETSDVQTVTQTAAQVEAPVAASEPTQTYEAPTQQSYTQSYEAPAQQSYQAPAQQSYQAPAQQSYKAPAQQSYKAPARSYNTPVNGNIAQIANSVAAGKSYVYGANSASAVDCSAFAQQVLAAQGKSIPRTTYAQMAAGTRVSTPQAGDLVYFNGGSHVGVYIGNGQMVDALNPSEGIGQRSVSYVNGSVDGYYRF; encoded by the coding sequence ATGAAAAAAGCATTAGTAACAGTAGCAGGAATCACAGCGATTACAGGAGTAGCATCACAAGCATTTGCAAGTGAATACAACGTTAAATCTGGTGATTCATTATGGGCGATTGCACAAGAGAATGGTACAAGTGTTGATGCACTTAAAGCATTAAACAACTTAGACGGCGATCTTATTTTAGTTGGTCAAAAATTAAAAGTAGAAGATACTAAAACATATACAGTTAAAAAAGGTGACACTTTAAAATCAATCGCTTCACAATTTGATTTAACAGTTGAAGATTTAATGAACTGGAACAACTTAACTTCAGATATCATTGAAGTAGGAACAGAGTTAAAACTTACAGCACCTGAATCAAATGGTGAAGTTAAAGCTGAAACTTCAGATGTTCAAACAGTAACTCAAACAGCAGCACAAGTTGAAGCACCTGTTGCAGCATCAGAGCCTACACAAACTTATGAAGCACCAACACAGCAATCATATACACAATCATACGAAGCACCGGCTCAACAATCTTATCAAGCACCAGCACAACAATCTTACCAAGCGCCAGCACAACAATCATACAAAGCGCCAGCACAACAATCATACAAAGCGCCAGCGCGTTCTTACAACACACCTGTTAACGGTAACATTGCTCAAATCGCAAACAGTGTAGCAGCTGGAAAATCATACGTATATGGTGCAAACTCTGCTTCTGCAGTAGATTGTTCAGCATTCGCACAACAAGTATTAGCAGCACAAGGAAAATCAATTCCACGTACAACATATGCTCAAATGGCAGCAGGTACACGTGTATCAACACCACAAGCTGGAGATTTAGTATACTTCAATGGTGGTAGCCACGTAGGTGTATACATTGGTAATGGTCAAATGGTTGACGCTCTAAACCCATCTGAAGGTATTGGTCAACGCTCAGTAAGTTACGTAAACGGTTCAGTTGACGGATATTACCGTTTCTAA
- a CDS encoding TlpA family protein disulfide reductase yields MRKLITILLSLLFISLAVYSIYTVIQFNQSKNQISNKNIVSHEHPVNGKNIGDISVTDFNNHTYKLKETLKHDINIINMWASWCEPCNKEMPELIHYDQQKPNHVGLIGLNVQDKPDKRDAFIKKYGPDYPMYSLSEEITKQYKFTYVPTTLFVDKEGKVLKTYIGELNQSQIENIIQQID; encoded by the coding sequence ATGAGAAAATTAATTACAATACTATTGTCGTTACTCTTTATATCTTTAGCAGTATACTCAATCTATACAGTTATTCAGTTTAACCAATCAAAAAACCAAATCTCAAATAAGAATATAGTTTCACATGAACATCCTGTGAATGGTAAAAACATCGGGGATATTTCAGTAACGGATTTTAATAATCATACATATAAGTTGAAAGAAACGTTAAAGCATGATATTAATATTATCAATATGTGGGCGTCATGGTGTGAACCTTGTAATAAGGAAATGCCGGAACTTATTCACTATGATCAGCAAAAACCGAATCATGTTGGTCTTATCGGATTGAATGTGCAGGATAAACCGGATAAGCGTGATGCATTTATTAAAAAGTACGGTCCGGATTATCCAATGTACAGTTTATCTGAAGAAATTACGAAACAATATAAGTTTACATATGTTCCAACGACACTGTTTGTAGATAAAGAGGGTAAAGTTTTAAAGACGTATATCGGAGAGTTAAATCAGTCACAAATAGAGAATATAATTCAGCAAATCGATTAG
- a CDS encoding DUF2198 family protein, translating to MMAVWYILASLLPALMVVCFSMIVRSKYMGLFLSVIVIGVSVYEGFFHSQMIVFLDTLSLIVGYLFVEMYQLDKENQI from the coding sequence ATGATGGCGGTATGGTATATTCTTGCAAGCTTGTTACCTGCGCTAATGGTCGTTTGTTTCAGCATGATTGTGCGCAGTAAATACATGGGGTTATTTCTATCTGTAATTGTCATTGGTGTATCTGTATATGAAGGATTTTTTCATTCGCAGATGATCGTCTTTCTCGATACATTAAGTTTAATTGTAGGTTATTTGTTTGTTGAGATGTATCAACTTGATAAAGAAAATCAAATATAA
- the prfB gene encoding peptide chain release factor 2 (programmed frameshift): MEQFEIKNNIESLTDKINSFRGLFDLDDKETNIQEYEEMMADPDFWNDGEKAQDIINKNNALKSVVQDFKLLEETLENCEVLFEMYKEEQDADTHEELVNQLNTLSSSVNDFELKMLLSGEFDANNAILELHPGAGGTESQDWGEMLLRMYQRFADKKGFKVETLDYLPGDEAGIKSVTLLIKGYNAYGYLKAEKGVHRLVRISPFDSSGRRHTSFVSCDVTPEFDNDNIEIEVNNEDIKVDTYRASGAGGQHVNTTDSAVRITHQPTGIVVTCQNERSQIKNREQAMKMLKAKLYQRKIEEQEAELAAIRGEQKEIGWGSQIRSYVFHPYSMVKDHRTNAETGNTGAVMDGDLDLFIDAYLKSQL, encoded by the exons TTGGAACAATTTGAAATTAAAAATAATATAGAATCATTAACCGATAAAATAAACAGTTTCAGG GGTCTCTTTGACTTAGATGATAAAGAGACGAACATTCAGGAATATGAAGAAATGATGGCAGATCCTGATTTTTGGAATGATGGTGAAAAAGCGCAGGATATCATCAATAAGAATAATGCGCTGAAGTCTGTCGTTCAAGATTTCAAATTACTCGAAGAAACGCTTGAAAATTGTGAAGTATTATTTGAAATGTATAAAGAAGAACAAGACGCTGACACGCATGAAGAATTAGTTAATCAGTTGAACACGTTATCCTCATCAGTAAATGACTTTGAACTTAAAATGTTATTAAGCGGGGAATTTGATGCGAATAATGCCATTTTAGAATTACATCCCGGTGCAGGCGGTACTGAGTCACAGGATTGGGGAGAAATGCTTCTTAGAATGTATCAGCGTTTTGCAGATAAGAAAGGGTTCAAAGTAGAAACGTTAGATTATTTACCGGGAGATGAAGCGGGTATTAAAAGTGTTACGCTTCTCATTAAAGGATATAATGCATATGGCTACTTAAAAGCAGAAAAGGGCGTGCACCGTCTCGTTAGAATTTCACCGTTCGATTCTTCAGGTCGACGTCATACTTCTTTTGTATCATGTGATGTTACACCGGAGTTTGATAACGATAATATTGAAATTGAAGTTAATAATGAAGATATTAAAGTAGATACGTACCGTGCAAGTGGTGCTGGTGGTCAGCACGTTAACACGACGGATTCGGCTGTTCGTATAACCCACCAGCCGACTGGTATTGTGGTGACATGTCAGAATGAACGTTCTCAAATTAAAAATAGAGAACAGGCAATGAAGATGTTAAAAGCTAAACTCTACCAAAGAAAAATAGAGGAACAGGAAGCTGAACTTGCAGCAATTCGCGGTGAACAGAAAGAAATCGGTTGGGGTAGCCAGATTCGTTCGTATGTTTTTCATCCATATTCGATGGTCAAAGATCATCGTACTAATGCTGAAACGGGCAATACAGGCGCTGTAATGGATGGAGATTTAGATTTATTTATCGATGCATATTTAAAAAGTCAGCTTTAA
- the cccB gene encoding cytochrome c551, whose product MKKLYAGVVALSVLGLTACGGNEPEKKTTSSDPGAEIYANNSCVGCHGRDLEGASGPNLQKVGSKLSEKEIHDIIINGKGSMPGKVVDGEDADKVAKYLAKQK is encoded by the coding sequence ATGAAAAAGTTATATGCAGGTGTCGTAGCGTTATCAGTATTAGGGCTAACAGCATGCGGTGGAAATGAACCAGAAAAAAAGACAACATCATCAGATCCTGGTGCAGAAATTTATGCGAATAATTCATGTGTAGGATGTCATGGTAGAGATTTAGAAGGTGCAAGTGGACCGAACCTACAGAAAGTAGGTAGCAAATTATCAGAGAAAGAAATCCATGACATTATTATTAATGGAAAAGGTAGTATGCCGGGTAAAGTAGTAGACGGTGAAGATGCTGACAAAGTTGCAAAGTATTTAGCGAAACAAAAATAA